A stretch of the Medicago truncatula cultivar Jemalong A17 chromosome 5, MtrunA17r5.0-ANR, whole genome shotgun sequence genome encodes the following:
- the LOC11416530 gene encoding mechanosensitive ion channel protein 2, chloroplastic isoform X3, with amino-acid sequence MALPGSLQLSHGLGLCRNLNSNKDRDYRGLQHLHHINRSTHRLSRKSRSFKCHCFLVPGERIALSSVKVATTVLTRCCNVLQNSPVIVKLIPAVGIIIFAVWGVGPLTFQTRKLFFQKSDNSWKKSTTHYIVTSYLRPLLLWTGAVLICRAFEPVILPTEASQAVKERLLNFVKSLATVVAFAYCLSSVIQQAQKIVTENVDASETRNMGFQFAGKAVYSAVWIAAFSLFMELLGFSTQKWVTAGGFGTVLLTLAGREIFTNFLSSAMIHATRPFVVNEWIQTKIEGYEVSGTVEHVGWWSPTIIRGEDREAVHIPNHKFTVNVVRNLTQKTHWRIKTHLAISHLDVNKINNIVADMRKVLAKNPQVEQQRLHRRVFLDNINPENQALMILISCFVKTSHFEEYLCVKETILLDLLRVISHHRARLATPVRTLQKIYADADLDNIPYADTTFNGAGPVVSNRPLLVIDSPYKNNADDKTKSRSTRATVDQDDKTTVRTKLDSKTEDKVEPIGAPDTKVRGTQDESEVDAKVMASNSDVGENKPLKSNLNKANMEVPEMSSTSNSKVTGLEVDNSTMKDIHVKQSKVQTVKNTKPNVDSDNLVSSSTNNADKANGNMATNQQGERKPAPPRPVLEENIVLGVALDGSKRTLPINDEIDTVTTQETKEMAASQGGNGSPKASDGNVK; translated from the exons ATGGCTCTTCCTGGTTCCCTGCAATTGTCTCATGGCCTGGGACTTTGCAGGAACCTCAACAGTAATAAAGATCGG GACTACAGGGGTCTTCAACACCTCCATCATATAAACAGGTCAACACATAGATTGTCTCGCAAATCACGCTCTTTTAAATGTCATTGTTTTTTAGTGCCAGGCGAGCGAATTGCACTTTCTTCTGTTAAGGTGGCTACTACAGTACTGACAAG GTGCTGTAATGTTTTACAAAACAGTCCAGTCATTGTAAAGTTGATTCCCGCTGTTGGCATTATCATTTTTGCAGTATGGGGTGTTGGCCCATTAACGTTTCAGACAAGGAAACTGTTTTTTCAG AAGAGTGATAATAGTTGGAAAAAAAGTACCACTCATTACATAGTAACTTCATACCTTCGACCACTACTGTTATGGACTGGAGCCGTACTTATTTGCAG AGCATTTGAGCCAGTAATTCTGCCTACAGAAGCTAGCCAGGCTGTTAAGGAACGacttttgaattttgttaaATCGTTGGCGACTGTAGTGGCTTTTGCTTATTGTTTATCAAG TGTGATTCAACAAGCACAGAAAATTGTAACAGAGAATGTAGATGCAAGCGAGACAAGAAAT ATGGGATTCCAATTTGCAGGCAAAGCTGTTTATTCTGCAGTATGGATTGCTGCTTTTTCATTGTTTATGGAATTGCTGGGCTTTTCTACCCAGAAATGGGTCACAGCAGGAGGTTTTGGAACAGTTTTGTTGACTCTTGCTGGCCGTGAg ATATTTACAAACTTCCTTTCAAGCGCGATGATTCATGCAACTCGACCTTTTGTGGTAAATGAATGGATTCAAACGAAGATTGAAGGATATGAGGTGTCTGGCACTGTTGAG CATGTTGGCTGGTGGTCACCAACAATTATACGAGGTGAAGATCGTGAAGCTGTACACATTCCAAACCACAAATTCACAGTGAATGTTGTGCGGAATCTAACTCAAAAAACACATTGGAGAATCAAAACCCACCTAGCCATTAGTCATTTGGATGTAAATAAGATTAAT AACATTGTTGCTGACATGCGGAAAGTATTAGCCAAAAATCCTCAAGTTGAGCAGCAGAGGTTGCACAGGAGAGTGTTTTTGGACAACATAAACCCTGAAAATCAGGCGCTTATG ATTCTGATTTCGTGTTTTGTCAAGACCTCAcattttgaagaatatttgtGTGTTAAG GAAACTATACTATTGGATCTTCTTAGAGTTATCAGCCATCACCGGGCCCGGCTTGCAACACCAGTCCGTACCCTGCAGAAAATATATGCTGATGCCGACTTGGACAACATACCATACGCAGATACCACATTTAATGGTGCTGGACCAGTAGTATCTAACCGCCCATTATTAGTGATTGATTCACCTTACAAGAACAATGCAGATGATAAAACAAAAAGTCGATCAACACGTGCAACTGTTGATCAAGATGACAAAACAACCGTGCGAACTAAACTCGATTCCAAGACAGAGGATAAGGTTGAACCAATTGGAGCACCAGATACTAAGGTTAGAGGAACTCAAGATGAATCCGAGGTAGATGCCAAAGTCATGGCATCTAACTCTGATGTGGGTGAAAACAAGCCACTGAAATCTAATTTAAACAAGGCAAACATGGAGGTGCCGGAAATGTCTTCTACTTCTAACTCCAAAGTAACTGGTCTGGAAGTAGATAATTCAACCATGAAGGACATCCATGTCAAACAATCCAAGGTTCAAACAGTTAAAAACACCAAGCCAAACGTCGACTCGGACAATCTAGTTTCCTCATCAACAAACAACGCTGACAAAGCCAATGGAAATATGGCAACAAACCAGCAAGGAGAAAGGAAACCTGCTCCACCCAGGCCTGTTCTTGAAGAGAATATAGTACTAGGTGTTGCATTGGATGGATCAAAGAGAACACTTCCTATCAATGATGAGATTGACACTGTGACAACTCAAGAGACAAAGGAAATGGCTGCATCCCAGGGTGGAAATGGATCTCCAAAGGCTTCAGATGGGAATGTGAAGTAA
- the LOC11416530 gene encoding mechanosensitive ion channel protein 2, chloroplastic isoform X1 gives MALPGSLQLSHGLGLCRNLNSNKDRRVKGRCKLQLDNLPLQLMKQDYRGLQHLHHINRSTHRLSRKSRSFKCHCFLVPGERIALSSVKVATTVLTRCCNVLQNSPVIVKLIPAVGIIIFAVWGVGPLTFQTRKLFFQKSDNSWKKSTTHYIVTSYLRPLLLWTGAVLICRAFEPVILPTEASQAVKERLLNFVKSLATVVAFAYCLSSVIQQAQKIVTENVDASETRNMGFQFAGKAVYSAVWIAAFSLFMELLGFSTQKWVTAGGFGTVLLTLAGREIFTNFLSSAMIHATRPFVVNEWIQTKIEGYEVSGTVEHVGWWSPTIIRGEDREAVHIPNHKFTVNVVRNLTQKTHWRIKTHLAISHLDVNKINNIVADMRKVLAKNPQVEQQRLHRRVFLDNINPENQALMILISCFVKTSHFEEYLCVKETILLDLLRVISHHRARLATPVRTLQKIYADADLDNIPYADTTFNGAGPVVSNRPLLVIDSPYKNNADDKTKSRSTRATVDQDDKTTVRTKLDSKTEDKVEPIGAPDTKVRGTQDESEVDAKVMASNSDVGENKPLKSNLNKANMEVPEMSSTSNSKVTGLEVDNSTMKDIHVKQSKVQTVKNTKPNVDSDNLVSSSTNNADKANGNMATNQQGERKPAPPRPVLEENIVLGVALDGSKRTLPINDEIDTVTTQETKEMAASQGGNGSPKASDGNVK, from the exons ATGGCTCTTCCTGGTTCCCTGCAATTGTCTCATGGCCTGGGACTTTGCAGGAACCTCAACAGTAATAAAGATCGG AGGGTAAAGGGGAGATGCAAGTTACAGTTAGACAACCTTCCTTTGCAGCTCATGAAACAGGACTACAGGGGTCTTCAACACCTCCATCATATAAACAGGTCAACACATAGATTGTCTCGCAAATCACGCTCTTTTAAATGTCATTGTTTTTTAGTGCCAGGCGAGCGAATTGCACTTTCTTCTGTTAAGGTGGCTACTACAGTACTGACAAG GTGCTGTAATGTTTTACAAAACAGTCCAGTCATTGTAAAGTTGATTCCCGCTGTTGGCATTATCATTTTTGCAGTATGGGGTGTTGGCCCATTAACGTTTCAGACAAGGAAACTGTTTTTTCAG AAGAGTGATAATAGTTGGAAAAAAAGTACCACTCATTACATAGTAACTTCATACCTTCGACCACTACTGTTATGGACTGGAGCCGTACTTATTTGCAG AGCATTTGAGCCAGTAATTCTGCCTACAGAAGCTAGCCAGGCTGTTAAGGAACGacttttgaattttgttaaATCGTTGGCGACTGTAGTGGCTTTTGCTTATTGTTTATCAAG TGTGATTCAACAAGCACAGAAAATTGTAACAGAGAATGTAGATGCAAGCGAGACAAGAAAT ATGGGATTCCAATTTGCAGGCAAAGCTGTTTATTCTGCAGTATGGATTGCTGCTTTTTCATTGTTTATGGAATTGCTGGGCTTTTCTACCCAGAAATGGGTCACAGCAGGAGGTTTTGGAACAGTTTTGTTGACTCTTGCTGGCCGTGAg ATATTTACAAACTTCCTTTCAAGCGCGATGATTCATGCAACTCGACCTTTTGTGGTAAATGAATGGATTCAAACGAAGATTGAAGGATATGAGGTGTCTGGCACTGTTGAG CATGTTGGCTGGTGGTCACCAACAATTATACGAGGTGAAGATCGTGAAGCTGTACACATTCCAAACCACAAATTCACAGTGAATGTTGTGCGGAATCTAACTCAAAAAACACATTGGAGAATCAAAACCCACCTAGCCATTAGTCATTTGGATGTAAATAAGATTAAT AACATTGTTGCTGACATGCGGAAAGTATTAGCCAAAAATCCTCAAGTTGAGCAGCAGAGGTTGCACAGGAGAGTGTTTTTGGACAACATAAACCCTGAAAATCAGGCGCTTATG ATTCTGATTTCGTGTTTTGTCAAGACCTCAcattttgaagaatatttgtGTGTTAAG GAAACTATACTATTGGATCTTCTTAGAGTTATCAGCCATCACCGGGCCCGGCTTGCAACACCAGTCCGTACCCTGCAGAAAATATATGCTGATGCCGACTTGGACAACATACCATACGCAGATACCACATTTAATGGTGCTGGACCAGTAGTATCTAACCGCCCATTATTAGTGATTGATTCACCTTACAAGAACAATGCAGATGATAAAACAAAAAGTCGATCAACACGTGCAACTGTTGATCAAGATGACAAAACAACCGTGCGAACTAAACTCGATTCCAAGACAGAGGATAAGGTTGAACCAATTGGAGCACCAGATACTAAGGTTAGAGGAACTCAAGATGAATCCGAGGTAGATGCCAAAGTCATGGCATCTAACTCTGATGTGGGTGAAAACAAGCCACTGAAATCTAATTTAAACAAGGCAAACATGGAGGTGCCGGAAATGTCTTCTACTTCTAACTCCAAAGTAACTGGTCTGGAAGTAGATAATTCAACCATGAAGGACATCCATGTCAAACAATCCAAGGTTCAAACAGTTAAAAACACCAAGCCAAACGTCGACTCGGACAATCTAGTTTCCTCATCAACAAACAACGCTGACAAAGCCAATGGAAATATGGCAACAAACCAGCAAGGAGAAAGGAAACCTGCTCCACCCAGGCCTGTTCTTGAAGAGAATATAGTACTAGGTGTTGCATTGGATGGATCAAAGAGAACACTTCCTATCAATGATGAGATTGACACTGTGACAACTCAAGAGACAAAGGAAATGGCTGCATCCCAGGGTGGAAATGGATCTCCAAAGGCTTCAGATGGGAATGTGAAGTAA
- the LOC11416530 gene encoding mechanosensitive ion channel protein 2, chloroplastic isoform X2: MALPGSLQLSHGLGLCRNLNSNKDRLMKQDYRGLQHLHHINRSTHRLSRKSRSFKCHCFLVPGERIALSSVKVATTVLTRCCNVLQNSPVIVKLIPAVGIIIFAVWGVGPLTFQTRKLFFQKSDNSWKKSTTHYIVTSYLRPLLLWTGAVLICRAFEPVILPTEASQAVKERLLNFVKSLATVVAFAYCLSSVIQQAQKIVTENVDASETRNMGFQFAGKAVYSAVWIAAFSLFMELLGFSTQKWVTAGGFGTVLLTLAGREIFTNFLSSAMIHATRPFVVNEWIQTKIEGYEVSGTVEHVGWWSPTIIRGEDREAVHIPNHKFTVNVVRNLTQKTHWRIKTHLAISHLDVNKINNIVADMRKVLAKNPQVEQQRLHRRVFLDNINPENQALMILISCFVKTSHFEEYLCVKETILLDLLRVISHHRARLATPVRTLQKIYADADLDNIPYADTTFNGAGPVVSNRPLLVIDSPYKNNADDKTKSRSTRATVDQDDKTTVRTKLDSKTEDKVEPIGAPDTKVRGTQDESEVDAKVMASNSDVGENKPLKSNLNKANMEVPEMSSTSNSKVTGLEVDNSTMKDIHVKQSKVQTVKNTKPNVDSDNLVSSSTNNADKANGNMATNQQGERKPAPPRPVLEENIVLGVALDGSKRTLPINDEIDTVTTQETKEMAASQGGNGSPKASDGNVK, encoded by the exons ATGGCTCTTCCTGGTTCCCTGCAATTGTCTCATGGCCTGGGACTTTGCAGGAACCTCAACAGTAATAAAGATCGG CTCATGAAACAGGACTACAGGGGTCTTCAACACCTCCATCATATAAACAGGTCAACACATAGATTGTCTCGCAAATCACGCTCTTTTAAATGTCATTGTTTTTTAGTGCCAGGCGAGCGAATTGCACTTTCTTCTGTTAAGGTGGCTACTACAGTACTGACAAG GTGCTGTAATGTTTTACAAAACAGTCCAGTCATTGTAAAGTTGATTCCCGCTGTTGGCATTATCATTTTTGCAGTATGGGGTGTTGGCCCATTAACGTTTCAGACAAGGAAACTGTTTTTTCAG AAGAGTGATAATAGTTGGAAAAAAAGTACCACTCATTACATAGTAACTTCATACCTTCGACCACTACTGTTATGGACTGGAGCCGTACTTATTTGCAG AGCATTTGAGCCAGTAATTCTGCCTACAGAAGCTAGCCAGGCTGTTAAGGAACGacttttgaattttgttaaATCGTTGGCGACTGTAGTGGCTTTTGCTTATTGTTTATCAAG TGTGATTCAACAAGCACAGAAAATTGTAACAGAGAATGTAGATGCAAGCGAGACAAGAAAT ATGGGATTCCAATTTGCAGGCAAAGCTGTTTATTCTGCAGTATGGATTGCTGCTTTTTCATTGTTTATGGAATTGCTGGGCTTTTCTACCCAGAAATGGGTCACAGCAGGAGGTTTTGGAACAGTTTTGTTGACTCTTGCTGGCCGTGAg ATATTTACAAACTTCCTTTCAAGCGCGATGATTCATGCAACTCGACCTTTTGTGGTAAATGAATGGATTCAAACGAAGATTGAAGGATATGAGGTGTCTGGCACTGTTGAG CATGTTGGCTGGTGGTCACCAACAATTATACGAGGTGAAGATCGTGAAGCTGTACACATTCCAAACCACAAATTCACAGTGAATGTTGTGCGGAATCTAACTCAAAAAACACATTGGAGAATCAAAACCCACCTAGCCATTAGTCATTTGGATGTAAATAAGATTAAT AACATTGTTGCTGACATGCGGAAAGTATTAGCCAAAAATCCTCAAGTTGAGCAGCAGAGGTTGCACAGGAGAGTGTTTTTGGACAACATAAACCCTGAAAATCAGGCGCTTATG ATTCTGATTTCGTGTTTTGTCAAGACCTCAcattttgaagaatatttgtGTGTTAAG GAAACTATACTATTGGATCTTCTTAGAGTTATCAGCCATCACCGGGCCCGGCTTGCAACACCAGTCCGTACCCTGCAGAAAATATATGCTGATGCCGACTTGGACAACATACCATACGCAGATACCACATTTAATGGTGCTGGACCAGTAGTATCTAACCGCCCATTATTAGTGATTGATTCACCTTACAAGAACAATGCAGATGATAAAACAAAAAGTCGATCAACACGTGCAACTGTTGATCAAGATGACAAAACAACCGTGCGAACTAAACTCGATTCCAAGACAGAGGATAAGGTTGAACCAATTGGAGCACCAGATACTAAGGTTAGAGGAACTCAAGATGAATCCGAGGTAGATGCCAAAGTCATGGCATCTAACTCTGATGTGGGTGAAAACAAGCCACTGAAATCTAATTTAAACAAGGCAAACATGGAGGTGCCGGAAATGTCTTCTACTTCTAACTCCAAAGTAACTGGTCTGGAAGTAGATAATTCAACCATGAAGGACATCCATGTCAAACAATCCAAGGTTCAAACAGTTAAAAACACCAAGCCAAACGTCGACTCGGACAATCTAGTTTCCTCATCAACAAACAACGCTGACAAAGCCAATGGAAATATGGCAACAAACCAGCAAGGAGAAAGGAAACCTGCTCCACCCAGGCCTGTTCTTGAAGAGAATATAGTACTAGGTGTTGCATTGGATGGATCAAAGAGAACACTTCCTATCAATGATGAGATTGACACTGTGACAACTCAAGAGACAAAGGAAATGGCTGCATCCCAGGGTGGAAATGGATCTCCAAAGGCTTCAGATGGGAATGTGAAGTAA